The proteins below are encoded in one region of Synechococcus sp. MU1643:
- a CDS encoding Tab2 family RNA-binding protein has protein sequence MRTAALTAAEDWELDFYSRPILEADGRKRWELLITSTPAASGDAEPFRFAKVCPSGEVNSLWLSQALAEAKEASASGGWGSPVRLRCWRSSMRTMVQRAAAEQDLEVIPSRRTFALLDWLQQREREVYPEEEGFMAGPLAPPPAPVPTPPVPLPEEVQGDAWSWAALPASLLLEASEWPMSFSGLLPVPDGIDPEASVPGLRLFSQSRSLAMAGWLGGLEPVRMVVEDRQLVLEAGQDDRWLVSDLEPGIAAEIGEALATSQQQVRGLQFIAIQASPEEQTFGGFWMLRDIPMA, from the coding sequence ATGAGAACTGCTGCCCTGACAGCCGCTGAAGACTGGGAACTCGACTTCTACTCCCGACCCATCCTTGAGGCAGATGGCCGCAAGCGTTGGGAACTGCTGATCACCTCCACCCCCGCCGCAAGCGGCGATGCAGAGCCATTTCGCTTCGCCAAGGTATGTCCCTCTGGTGAAGTGAATTCGCTTTGGTTGAGCCAAGCCCTGGCAGAAGCCAAGGAGGCATCCGCGAGCGGAGGCTGGGGTTCTCCCGTTCGTTTGCGCTGCTGGCGCAGTTCGATGCGCACCATGGTGCAGCGCGCCGCAGCCGAACAAGACCTCGAGGTGATTCCCAGTCGCCGCACTTTCGCCCTGCTCGATTGGCTCCAGCAGCGCGAGAGGGAGGTCTACCCCGAGGAAGAGGGATTCATGGCGGGGCCATTGGCACCGCCGCCGGCGCCCGTTCCAACCCCTCCGGTGCCCTTGCCGGAAGAAGTTCAAGGAGACGCCTGGAGCTGGGCCGCCCTGCCGGCAAGCCTGCTGCTGGAGGCATCGGAATGGCCGATGAGTTTCAGCGGGCTACTGCCGGTGCCCGATGGCATCGACCCAGAGGCCTCTGTGCCTGGTCTGCGCCTGTTCAGCCAGAGCAGATCCCTCGCCATGGCTGGCTGGTTAGGGGGTCTAGAGCCCGTCCGGATGGTCGTTGAAGACCGCCAGCTGGTGCTGGAGGCTGGCCAGGACGACCGCTGGCTGGTGAGCGACCTAGAACCGGGCATAGCCGCCGAGATCGGCGAAGCCCTCGCAACCTCGCAACAGCAGGTGCGCGGCCTCCAATTCATCGCGATCCAAGCCAGCCCCGAAGAACAGACCTTCGGCGGCTTCTGGATGCTGCGGGACATCCCGATGGCCTGA
- the pgeF gene encoding peptidoglycan editing factor PgeF gives MKDGPFDRPDSRFNTLKGWTWIGCYGGYYLQSDLLHEQGFEHGFFTRLWQGRGPDQLAGYISAGISVHRPQQIHSGIVLKASDARQDPWPEADGLVSDRGGQSLWVCGADCTPVLIADPGTGHAAACHAGWRGVAAGILITALDRLVERGARREDLVIALGPAVSGPCYQVGQEVMQAVSAALPGGTSLSKTGAVIADEQPGRHRLDIRTAAKLQLMGAGIAGERIAHCPLCTICEPELFHSWRRDQVKAVQWSGIVAQAPCSS, from the coding sequence ATGAAAGACGGGCCTTTTGATCGACCAGACAGCCGCTTCAACACGTTGAAGGGCTGGACCTGGATCGGTTGTTACGGGGGCTATTACCTCCAGAGCGATCTTCTCCATGAACAGGGTTTCGAGCACGGATTCTTCACCCGTCTCTGGCAGGGCCGCGGGCCCGACCAACTGGCGGGATACATCAGCGCTGGCATCAGCGTTCACCGGCCCCAGCAGATCCACAGTGGAATCGTTCTGAAGGCCAGCGACGCCCGTCAGGATCCCTGGCCTGAGGCTGATGGCCTGGTGAGTGATCGCGGAGGCCAGAGCCTCTGGGTATGCGGAGCCGACTGCACGCCCGTTCTGATCGCCGATCCAGGGACAGGGCATGCCGCGGCCTGTCATGCCGGATGGCGTGGGGTGGCAGCTGGAATCCTGATCACAGCACTGGATCGGCTGGTGGAGCGGGGTGCCCGTCGAGAGGATCTGGTCATTGCACTAGGCCCTGCCGTCAGCGGCCCCTGCTATCAGGTGGGCCAGGAGGTGATGCAGGCCGTCAGCGCCGCGTTGCCCGGCGGGACTTCCTTAAGCAAGACCGGGGCTGTTATCGCCGATGAGCAACCGGGGCGACATCGCTTGGACATCCGAACCGCCGCAAAATTGCAACTCATGGGTGCAGGAATAGCTGGCGAACGAATCGCCCACTGCCCGCTCTGCACCATCTGTGAACCCGAGCTGTTCCACTCCTGGCGACGGGATCAGGTGAAAGCAGTGCAGTGGAGTGGGATCGTGGCGCAAGCCCCCTGCAGCAGCTGA
- a CDS encoding NAD(P)/FAD-dependent oxidoreductase, whose product MLRLSELKLPLDHGEEALQEAVLKRLRIPVDRLLGQTLVKRSVDARRRDRIQLIYSVDVQVKGEAALLRRIGNKARVRPAPDTRYRPVGQAPDGFPLDAGDRPVVVGAGPCGYFAALLLAQMGFRPLLLERGQAVKQRTADTFGFWRGNSPFNPESNAQFGEGGAGTFSDGKLYSQVSDPEHYGRKVLEELVACGASEEILTLHRPHIGTFKLATVVRGLRARIEALGGEVRFNSRVTRLLLSHSSSEKPHQLCGVVLADGTEIPCHHLVMAPGHSARDCFEMLQEIGVQLQRKPFSVGVRIEHPQHLIDAARWGEAAGHPRLGAAEYKLVHHADNGRCVYSFCMCPGGFVVGATSEEGRVVTNGMSQHSRNERNANSGLVVALDADDLAPFERFPGDPLAGIGLQRHLEERAFRLGGSSYAAPAQRLEDFLASRPSTRLGAIAASYQPGVHPADLAELLPASIIEALREALPAFARKLKGYDHPDAVLTGVETRTSSPVRIPRDDALESINVKGLVPAGEGAGYAGGILSAGIDGIRAGEALAIQILGSNPH is encoded by the coding sequence ATGCTGCGACTGAGTGAACTAAAGCTGCCCCTCGACCATGGGGAGGAAGCGCTGCAGGAAGCGGTGCTCAAGCGTTTGCGGATCCCCGTCGATCGTCTTTTGGGTCAGACCCTGGTGAAGCGCAGTGTTGATGCGCGGCGCCGTGACCGGATCCAGCTGATCTACAGCGTGGATGTGCAGGTGAAGGGTGAAGCCGCCCTGTTGCGGCGCATCGGCAACAAAGCTCGTGTGCGTCCGGCGCCAGACACTCGCTACCGGCCCGTGGGCCAGGCGCCGGATGGCTTTCCTCTAGACGCGGGCGATCGGCCTGTGGTGGTGGGGGCGGGCCCCTGCGGCTACTTCGCTGCTCTGCTGTTGGCGCAGATGGGCTTTCGCCCGCTGTTGCTGGAACGGGGTCAGGCCGTCAAGCAACGCACAGCTGACACCTTCGGCTTCTGGCGGGGTAATAGCCCTTTTAACCCGGAATCGAATGCCCAATTCGGTGAGGGTGGAGCGGGAACGTTTTCTGACGGCAAGCTCTATAGCCAGGTCAGCGATCCCGAGCACTACGGCCGCAAGGTGCTGGAGGAGCTGGTGGCCTGTGGCGCCAGCGAGGAGATCCTCACGCTGCATCGCCCCCACATCGGCACGTTCAAGCTCGCCACAGTTGTTCGCGGCCTGCGGGCTCGGATTGAAGCCCTGGGAGGTGAGGTGCGTTTTAACAGTCGCGTGACACGCCTTCTTCTCAGCCACAGCAGCTCTGAGAAGCCGCATCAACTATGTGGCGTGGTGCTGGCCGATGGAACGGAGATTCCCTGCCACCATCTGGTGATGGCTCCCGGCCATTCCGCGCGCGACTGCTTTGAAATGCTGCAGGAGATCGGTGTGCAGCTGCAGCGCAAACCGTTTTCCGTGGGCGTGCGGATTGAGCACCCGCAGCATCTGATTGATGCAGCCCGCTGGGGGGAGGCGGCGGGCCATCCGCGTCTCGGGGCAGCCGAGTACAAGTTGGTGCACCACGCCGACAACGGCCGCTGCGTATACAGCTTCTGTATGTGTCCTGGTGGATTTGTGGTGGGGGCAACGTCGGAAGAAGGCCGGGTGGTGACCAATGGCATGAGCCAGCACTCCCGCAACGAGCGCAACGCCAACAGCGGGTTGGTCGTGGCCCTGGACGCCGATGACCTGGCTCCGTTTGAACGCTTTCCCGGGGATCCGTTGGCGGGCATCGGCCTGCAACGGCATCTGGAGGAGCGCGCCTTTCGCTTGGGGGGCAGCAGCTATGCCGCACCGGCGCAGCGGCTGGAGGATTTCCTGGCCTCTCGGCCGTCAACCCGGCTCGGCGCCATTGCAGCGTCCTATCAACCGGGTGTGCATCCCGCCGATCTGGCTGAGCTGCTTCCAGCCTCCATCATTGAGGCCTTGCGGGAGGCGTTGCCGGCCTTTGCCCGCAAACTGAAGGGGTATGACCACCCCGATGCAGTGCTCACCGGCGTGGAAACCCGCACTTCATCGCCCGTTCGCATCCCGAGGGATGACGCACTGGAATCGATCAATGTGAAAGGGCTGGTGCCGGCGGGTGAAGGGGCGGGCTATGCCGGAGGCATCCTGTCGGCTGGAATCGATGGCATTCGGGCTGGTGAAGCCTTGGCTATCCAGATCCTGGGTAGCAACCCTCATTAA
- a CDS encoding GIVxVP protein, whose amino-acid sequence MADNRIARGIVLVPCLLLGAAFLATAAWGQGAAAENRTLAIGIGAGLLLAGWLSQLGGGSETSMTKPDESDPSR is encoded by the coding sequence ATGGCTGATAACCGCATTGCCAGGGGCATTGTGTTGGTGCCCTGCCTCCTTCTTGGGGCTGCCTTTCTGGCCACAGCCGCATGGGGGCAGGGCGCCGCAGCTGAAAATCGCACCCTTGCCATTGGCATCGGTGCTGGCTTGCTTTTGGCGGGTTGGTTGTCCCAGTTGGGCGGCGGCTCTGAGACCTCTATGACAAAACCAGACGAGTCCGACCCCTCTCGCTAA
- a CDS encoding nuclease has protein sequence MIRLVLIGFSVLLWAVPVQAAEVLQVRSSSLLQVGDHNRTYTVALPCAVVDASQEAEATAWLRQELPRRRKVNLRPVGSSEGQLMARVTPIGATRDLSTGLIAAGLASNSCGVDG, from the coding sequence TTGATTCGTCTTGTCTTAATCGGCTTTTCCGTGCTGCTTTGGGCCGTGCCCGTACAGGCTGCTGAGGTGCTTCAGGTGCGCAGCAGTTCACTGCTCCAGGTTGGCGATCACAACCGCACTTACACCGTTGCCCTGCCCTGTGCTGTCGTTGATGCGAGCCAGGAAGCCGAGGCCACCGCATGGCTCCGCCAGGAGCTGCCGCGCCGCCGCAAGGTCAATTTGCGGCCGGTCGGCTCCAGTGAGGGTCAGCTCATGGCTCGGGTGACCCCGATCGGTGCTACGCGCGACCTCAGCACTGGCTTGATTGCCGCTGGTTTGGCCAGCAACAGCTGTGGGGTCGATGGCTGA
- the ilvB gene encoding biosynthetic-type acetolactate synthase large subunit codes for MTLTSASSAVTGQQAGHGVQRMSGATALMDALRRHSVDTIFGYPGGAILPIYDALHIAESEGWVKHILVRHEQAGTHAADAYARATGKVGVCFGTSGPGATNLVTGIATAQMDSVPMVVITGQVPRPAIGTDAFQETDIFGITLPIVKHSWVVRDPADLASIVAQAFLIAASGRPGPVLIDIPKDVGQEMFDYVPVEPGSIVPQGFRKPQPPRDEPILSALELIAESEHPLLYVGGGAISAGAHDSLRVIAERYQIPVTTTLMGKGAFDENDPLSVGMLGMHGTAYANFAVTECDLLIAVGARFDDRVTGKLDTFAPRARVIHFEIDPAEIGKTRRPDVAVLGDLSLSVARLVELSLQQQVQPRTAPWLARIAEWKKTYPLTVPPADGPLFPQEVLLAVRELAPNAIVTTDVGQHQMWAAQYLRNGPRGWISSSGLGTMGFGMPAAMGAQVACPDRQVVCIAGDASILMNIQELGTLAAYGLPVKVVIVNNHWQGMVRQWQESFYEERYSASDMLNGMPDFVALARSFGVDGVHIRERESLHSDLQAALKAPGPMLIDIHVRRGENCYPMVPPGKSNAEMVGLPAPMPVLNAPTS; via the coding sequence GTGACTCTCACCTCAGCGTCTTCGGCCGTCACTGGGCAGCAGGCCGGTCACGGTGTGCAGAGAATGTCTGGGGCGACAGCCCTGATGGATGCCTTGCGGCGCCATAGCGTCGACACGATTTTCGGCTATCCCGGCGGCGCGATTCTCCCGATCTACGACGCACTTCACATCGCCGAAAGTGAGGGTTGGGTCAAACACATCCTTGTGCGACATGAGCAGGCCGGCACCCACGCGGCCGATGCCTACGCTCGCGCCACCGGCAAGGTGGGCGTTTGCTTCGGCACATCGGGGCCCGGTGCCACCAACTTGGTGACTGGTATCGCCACCGCCCAGATGGACTCGGTGCCCATGGTGGTGATCACCGGCCAAGTGCCGCGTCCGGCGATTGGCACCGATGCCTTCCAGGAGACCGACATCTTCGGCATCACCCTGCCGATCGTGAAACATTCCTGGGTGGTGCGCGATCCGGCGGATCTCGCCTCCATCGTTGCCCAGGCTTTTTTGATTGCAGCCAGCGGTCGTCCAGGCCCCGTGCTGATTGACATCCCGAAGGATGTCGGCCAGGAGATGTTCGACTACGTGCCTGTTGAGCCCGGATCAATTGTTCCCCAAGGCTTCCGTAAGCCTCAGCCCCCCCGGGATGAACCGATCCTGTCGGCGCTTGAGCTGATCGCCGAGTCAGAGCATCCTCTGCTCTATGTGGGCGGTGGTGCGATCTCAGCCGGTGCCCACGACAGCCTGCGGGTGATTGCCGAGCGCTACCAGATCCCCGTCACCACCACCTTGATGGGGAAGGGCGCCTTTGATGAAAATGACCCCCTCTCGGTGGGCATGCTCGGCATGCACGGCACGGCCTACGCCAACTTCGCCGTCACCGAATGCGATTTGCTGATTGCTGTTGGAGCCCGTTTTGACGATCGGGTGACCGGAAAGCTCGATACCTTTGCCCCCCGGGCCCGGGTGATCCACTTCGAAATTGACCCGGCCGAAATCGGCAAGACCCGCCGTCCCGATGTGGCGGTACTGGGTGATCTGAGCCTAAGTGTGGCGCGGTTGGTGGAGCTGAGCTTGCAACAGCAGGTGCAGCCCCGCACGGCCCCTTGGTTGGCGCGCATCGCTGAGTGGAAAAAGACCTATCCCCTCACTGTTCCTCCCGCCGACGGCCCCTTATTCCCCCAAGAAGTTCTGCTGGCCGTTCGCGAGTTGGCACCGAATGCCATCGTCACCACAGATGTGGGCCAGCATCAGATGTGGGCTGCCCAGTACCTGCGCAATGGGCCCCGGGGCTGGATCAGCAGTTCCGGTCTCGGCACCATGGGCTTTGGCATGCCGGCCGCGATGGGCGCCCAAGTGGCTTGCCCCGATCGTCAGGTGGTGTGCATCGCGGGTGACGCCAGCATCCTGATGAACATTCAAGAGCTGGGAACCCTGGCGGCCTATGGCCTCCCGGTGAAGGTGGTGATCGTCAACAACCACTGGCAGGGCATGGTGCGCCAGTGGCAGGAGAGTTTCTACGAGGAGCGCTATTCCGCCTCCGACATGCTTAATGGCATGCCGGACTTTGTGGCCCTTGCCCGCTCCTTCGGTGTCGACGGCGTGCACATCCGCGAGCGGGAGTCGTTGCACAGTGATCTCCAGGCGGCGCTCAAGGCCCCCGGCCCGATGTTGATCGACATCCACGTTCGTCGTGGTGAGAACTGCTATCCGATGGTTCCCCCGGGCAAAAGCAATGCTGAAATGGTTGGCCTGCCGGCTCCCATGCCGGTTCTCAACGCCCCGACCTCTTGA